TAGCCGGTGATTCAAAGCATGTTTTAGCAACCCAACCTAGGCCAACTGGAATAACTTGAACAAATACTGAACCCGGtcgaagaaacaagaaatgggTTAATGCCGCGCCATGTACCCCGACCATTCCGTGGCTCGACTTTATAAGTTTATATGCTTCTCTCAAACTTGTCGTTTTCGATGGTCTGAATAATATAACCTCGAATCCGACATCTTCAAGCAtctctttgatctctctctcgtTTAATATCACTCGACCAACGTTGCCATATCTACTGACCAATATTAGACGAGGCTTGGAAATTTTGAGAAAAGATAGGTTTGGGTTAAAGGCTTTGTCTAAGAGATTATGTAAGTCTACTAACGATTTAGAGTTGGGTATTCGGGTCGGGTCTACAGTCATAGGCCCATGTGAAATTAGGCCTACGGTGGCTGAAGTGAAGCAATGTGTCGTAGCAACGTTTTCTTTGTCTAGTaatatggttttgtgtttggtaaACGCACCTAGAATATCCATGTATTTCGACATCCACCATTCCTTCGAATTCACTACCACGACGACGAAATCGCGGTCAGGGTATACCGTATTGGCCGTGATGAAAAGCGGAATGAAACCGTCGATGAAATCGTGATAAACGCTTCCGGTGTAACCTCCGGCACTGAACACAATCGCCGGTGAATCATGTGTTATGTCACATGATCGGGTATGGTCCATTGTGCGTGATGAAGTGAGTGTTAGCTCTCTGATCCTACGCATGATCCATTTTTCAGCTTTTCTTGGGTATGGCCTGAT
The sequence above is drawn from the Camelina sativa cultivar DH55 chromosome 4, Cs, whole genome shotgun sequence genome and encodes:
- the LOC104779659 gene encoding uncharacterized protein LOC104779659 isoform X2; its protein translation is MVKKNTSKSYSMAAVALVIVVVMYVVLSSVFDHQLFRSSSLSQGTIQQTWESTRIKQTPQEMTSSATITCDRSHTSYDLCSINGSCSLDPKTGTLTLLLDPTFARSTPPLVQEIRPYPRKAEKWIMRRIRELTLTSSRTMDHTRSCDITHDSPAIVFSAGGYTGSVYHDFIDGFIPLFITANTVYPDRDFVVVVVNSKEWWMSKYMDILGAFTKHKTILLDKENVATTHCFTSATVGLISHGPMTVDPTRIPNSKSLVDLHNLLDKAFNPNLSFLKISKPRLILVSRYGNVGRVILNEREIKEMLEDVGFEVILFRPSKTTSLREAYKLIKSSHGMVGVHGAALTHFLFLRPGSVFVQVIPVGLGWVAKTCFESPAKAMKLEYTEYGVNVGESSLVEKYNKDDLVLKDPIAYRGKDWNVTKMNVYLKEQDVRLDVNRFRRHMNEAYEKAKLFMDING
- the LOC104779659 gene encoding uncharacterized protein LOC104779659 isoform X1, which encodes MVKKNTSKSYSMAAVALVIVVVMYVVLSSVFDHQLFRSSSLSQVSFVGTIQQTWESTRIKQTPQEMTSSATITCDRSHTSYDLCSINGSCSLDPKTGTLTLLLDPTFARSTPPLVQEIRPYPRKAEKWIMRRIRELTLTSSRTMDHTRSCDITHDSPAIVFSAGGYTGSVYHDFIDGFIPLFITANTVYPDRDFVVVVVNSKEWWMSKYMDILGAFTKHKTILLDKENVATTHCFTSATVGLISHGPMTVDPTRIPNSKSLVDLHNLLDKAFNPNLSFLKISKPRLILVSRYGNVGRVILNEREIKEMLEDVGFEVILFRPSKTTSLREAYKLIKSSHGMVGVHGAALTHFLFLRPGSVFVQVIPVGLGWVAKTCFESPAKAMKLEYTEYGVNVGESSLVEKYNKDDLVLKDPIAYRGKDWNVTKMNVYLKEQDVRLDVNRFRRHMNEAYEKAKLFMDING